The following proteins are co-located in the Actinomycetota bacterium genome:
- a CDS encoding phosphoenolpyruvate carboxykinase (GTP), with product MKLKLEEIKSKLDEKNFNKLIKIGNPFLIDFIVKYVKLLNPDSIFVNSDTAEDLQYIRDKALADREEKKLALEGHTVHFDGINDQARDKKRTKFLIDENSELTSEYNTIDKKEGSEELDSLFKDIMRGRELIIGFYSLGPNNSVFSIPAVQLTDSSYVAHSENILYRPGYQEFIKSGQADRFFKFVHSEGKLENAVSVDVDKRRVYIDTQNEIVYSVNTQYGGNTIGLKKLAMRLGIKRASQEGWLTEHMFISGIHGPRDRVTYFMGAFPSMCGKTSTAMIPTETIIGDDIAYIRKVNGKIMAVNVEEGLFGIIKDINPEDDPIIWEVLHSPNETIFSNILVTEDLQTYWIGKPVDEPSKGINFAGQWWPGKKDESGNEITPSHKNARFTTNLRNLKNLDPNYNNPEGVPIGGIVYGGRDSDTNVPVLEAYDWTHGIVTIGASLESETTAATLGKTGVRTFNPMSNMDFLSVPMGRYLEMNIGFGQNLSNPPKIFGVNYFLKDDQGNYISSILDKRVWLKWMELRVHDEVGAIDIGTGYIPKYDDLQELFKQVLGKDYSLQEYELQFSLRVVQNLSKIERITGIYNKSESKIPPVLFDILEKQKRKLLEMQQQYGDCIKPEQFS from the coding sequence ATGAAATTAAAATTAGAAGAAATCAAATCCAAGTTAGATGAAAAAAATTTTAACAAACTGATTAAAATAGGTAACCCTTTCCTAATTGATTTCATAGTAAAATATGTAAAATTACTGAATCCTGACAGCATATTTGTAAACAGCGACACTGCTGAAGATCTTCAATATATAAGGGATAAAGCATTGGCTGACAGGGAAGAAAAAAAATTAGCATTAGAAGGGCATACTGTCCATTTTGATGGAATTAACGACCAGGCTAGGGATAAAAAAAGGACTAAATTCCTAATAGATGAAAACAGCGAGCTAACCAGTGAATATAATACCATTGACAAAAAAGAAGGCTCAGAAGAGCTGGATAGTTTGTTTAAAGACATTATGAGGGGCAGGGAATTAATAATTGGATTTTACAGTTTAGGGCCCAACAACTCTGTATTTTCAATTCCTGCTGTTCAATTAACTGATTCCAGTTATGTAGCGCATTCTGAAAACATATTGTATCGACCAGGTTACCAGGAATTTATAAAATCCGGACAGGCCGATAGGTTTTTTAAATTTGTACACTCAGAAGGAAAACTGGAGAACGCGGTTAGCGTAGATGTGGATAAAAGAAGGGTATATATAGATACACAGAATGAAATTGTGTATTCAGTTAACACCCAATATGGTGGAAATACAATAGGCTTAAAAAAACTAGCTATGCGGCTGGGTATTAAACGGGCATCACAGGAAGGATGGCTTACCGAGCATATGTTTATAAGTGGAATCCATGGTCCCCGGGATAGAGTAACCTATTTTATGGGAGCTTTTCCTTCTATGTGCGGCAAGACCTCTACTGCCATGATTCCTACAGAAACCATAATAGGCGATGACATAGCCTATATCAGGAAAGTAAATGGTAAAATAATGGCAGTAAATGTAGAAGAAGGCCTGTTTGGCATAATTAAAGACATTAATCCGGAAGACGATCCCATTATATGGGAAGTGCTGCATAGTCCCAACGAGACTATATTTTCCAATATTCTGGTAACTGAGGACCTTCAGACTTACTGGATCGGTAAACCGGTGGATGAGCCTTCAAAAGGTATAAATTTTGCGGGGCAGTGGTGGCCCGGTAAAAAGGATGAGAGCGGCAATGAAATAACTCCTTCCCATAAGAATGCTAGATTTACTACCAATTTGAGAAATCTTAAGAATTTGGATCCTAATTATAACAATCCTGAAGGGGTGCCTATAGGAGGAATAGTTTATGGTGGCCGTGATTCGGATACCAATGTACCGGTACTGGAAGCTTATGATTGGACGCATGGCATAGTTACAATTGGAGCATCACTGGAATCTGAGACTACAGCCGCAACCTTAGGCAAAACTGGGGTAAGAACTTTTAACCCCATGTCTAACATGGACTTTCTTTCTGTACCTATGGGAAGATATTTAGAGATGAATATTGGTTTTGGCCAAAATTTAAGCAATCCTCCTAAAATATTTGGAGTAAACTATTTTCTAAAGGACGATCAGGGAAATTATATCAGTTCTATTTTAGATAAAAGGGTATGGTTAAAATGGATGGAACTAAGGGTTCATGATGAAGTAGGGGCTATTGATATCGGTACCGGCTACATACCCAAATATGATGATTTACAAGAGTTATTTAAACAGGTTCTGGGTAAAGATTATTCACTTCAGGAGTATGAGCTCCAGTTTAGCTTAAGGGTAGTGCAAAACCTTTCCAAGATTGAAAGGATAACTGGCATCTACAATAAATCTGAAAGCAAAATACCTCCTGTGCTCTTTGACATACTAGAAAAACAAAAAAGAAAATTATTGGAAATGCAGCAGCAGTATGGTGATTGCATTAAGCCTGAACAGTTTTCTTAA
- a CDS encoding DUF1015 domain-containing protein: MVEILPFKALTYNNLKIKHLSQVVSPPYDVISEQQDTLLRSISPYNIINLILPAGSPATDKYLYAATTLNQWIREDILQFESQRCFYLLEESFKTGGQKKRIIGFIGLNKIEEYSTQKVLRHENTLPKAKQDRLNLLESTRANFGLVYTIYRDQTNFIEKIADSCPEQFKFKPSYDPTLEFRLWKLCQPDLIQKIIKLMAAKQVLIADGHHRYETSRIYGQKANQEGWPGQGHEYILTLFVNSYQKDIAIYPTYRLVETEKPLKIEQIIDKISPYFNIKIKTYDGFSIDQFLVDRKNNQIKSFLIYMGNGLTLEADYKNNLLKNDLWQDLDVNILHNVLLDQGLGKSMVKNIDFTHSWQHLKSELDKGKYNMGILLNAPSVSEVETLSRQGYLMPQKSTYFYPKPCTGLVMYKLDSY, translated from the coding sequence GTGGTAGAAATTCTACCATTCAAGGCATTAACTTACAATAATTTGAAAATTAAGCATCTTTCGCAGGTAGTATCTCCTCCCTATGATGTTATTTCCGAACAGCAAGACACCTTACTTAGAAGTATTTCTCCCTATAATATTATAAATCTTATATTGCCTGCAGGCAGCCCGGCAACGGATAAGTATCTGTATGCTGCTACTACTTTAAATCAATGGATAAGAGAGGACATACTCCAGTTTGAATCCCAGAGGTGTTTTTATTTATTAGAAGAATCATTTAAAACAGGTGGTCAAAAAAAGCGTATTATTGGTTTTATAGGCCTAAATAAAATAGAAGAATATAGCACCCAAAAAGTGCTGAGGCATGAAAATACCCTTCCTAAAGCTAAACAAGACCGCCTAAATCTTCTGGAAAGTACCCGGGCTAATTTTGGCCTGGTGTACACTATATACCGGGACCAGACCAATTTTATTGAGAAGATCGCTGACAGCTGCCCCGAACAATTTAAGTTTAAGCCCAGCTATGACCCTACCCTGGAATTTCGGCTATGGAAGTTATGCCAGCCGGATTTAATTCAAAAAATAATTAAGTTAATGGCTGCCAAACAGGTTTTGATAGCGGATGGGCATCACCGTTATGAAACTTCAAGAATATATGGCCAGAAAGCCAACCAGGAAGGCTGGCCAGGCCAAGGGCATGAATATATTTTAACCCTTTTTGTAAACAGCTACCAGAAAGATATTGCCATCTATCCTACCTATAGATTGGTAGAAACTGAAAAACCCTTAAAAATAGAGCAGATAATAGATAAAATAAGCCCTTATTTTAATATAAAAATAAAAACTTATGATGGTTTTTCAATAGACCAATTTCTAGTAGATAGGAAAAACAACCAAATCAAATCCTTTCTCATTTATATGGGCAACGGCCTTACGCTGGAAGCCGATTACAAAAATAATCTTCTAAAAAATGATTTATGGCAGGACTTGGATGTAAATATATTGCATAATGTATTATTGGACCAGGGATTGGGAAAAAGCATGGTTAAAAACATTGATTTTACCCATTCATGGCAGCATTTAAAATCAGAGCTGGACAAGGGAAAATACAATATGGGCATATTGCTCAATGCTCCTAGTGTTAGCGAGGTAGAAACCTTATCCAGGCAGGGATACCTGATGCCCCAGAAATCAACTTATTTCTATCCTAAACCCTGCACTGGACTGGTCATGTATAAACTTGACAGTTATTAA
- the hypB gene encoding hydrogenase nickel incorporation protein HypB yields MKVNVVENVLAYNKEHAEQNRDLFAKNGVFVINILSSPGAGKTTLIIETLKKLENDYAIGVVEGDISSTHDAEKIKRYTDAVVQINTGGSCHLNASMVKKALEKLDLEKLDILFIENVGNLICPVNFDLGENIMAVLSSVNEGDDKPVKYPPVFVKSGLVLLNKIDMLENSDFDLAFFQGKVRKLNPKASLINFSCKTGENLDKWIDWLKTNKDIG; encoded by the coding sequence ATGAAAGTAAATGTAGTTGAAAATGTTTTAGCCTATAACAAGGAACATGCTGAACAAAACAGGGATTTGTTTGCTAAAAACGGTGTTTTTGTGATAAATATTTTGTCCTCTCCAGGGGCAGGCAAAACTACTTTAATTATAGAAACATTAAAAAAACTGGAAAATGATTATGCCATTGGAGTGGTAGAAGGGGATATTTCTTCTACCCATGATGCTGAAAAAATAAAGAGATATACAGATGCTGTAGTACAAATTAACACTGGAGGCAGTTGCCACCTTAATGCTTCCATGGTAAAGAAGGCTTTGGAAAAACTGGACCTTGAAAAACTGGATATTTTATTTATAGAAAATGTTGGCAACTTGATATGTCCCGTAAATTTTGATTTGGGAGAAAATATTATGGCAGTGCTCTCTTCCGTAAATGAGGGAGATGATAAACCTGTAAAATATCCGCCGGTATTTGTCAAAAGCGGTTTAGTTTTGTTAAACAAGATAGATATGTTGGAAAATAGTGATTTTGACCTCGCTTTTTTCCAGGGTAAGGTGCGGAAGTTAAATCCTAAAGCTTCTCTAATTAACTTTTCCTGCAAAACCGGGGAAAATCTGGATAAATGGATAGATTGGCTAAAAACCAATAAGGACATTGGCTAG
- a CDS encoding 4Fe-4S dicluster domain-containing protein: protein MLYKVLTKNDYVRLVKGLIEDYKMIGPKKKDKAVHDFVHIKDMAELDTNYTRTTIPPAKKILFPPKEKLVEYEIGNEIKIKPVIESEEMILFGVNAWDINGINFLDQFFSTDFVDENYWEKREKITVIGLDIDPIETNFALSMNAEYATEGFDLYLTDLGDRYFTRVATAKGNQLLNSYTEAKEATQKDFKDFDSYMDNYRSKFTNKVDIKSFYDNFELIYDNEEFWKKAAKDCLSCGSCNLVCPTCFCFNVQDDLELNLKKGAKTREWDSCMIPEYGLVAGGHNFRPDKENRLKQRYRCKLKTFYDKFGQYSCVGCGRCIEACLAKINIAEDINSVKKEVNV, encoded by the coding sequence ATGCTCTATAAGGTCTTAACCAAGAATGATTATGTACGGCTAGTAAAAGGGCTGATTGAGGATTACAAAATGATTGGACCCAAAAAGAAAGATAAAGCCGTTCATGATTTTGTCCATATCAAGGATATGGCAGAACTAGACACCAATTATACCCGGACTACTATACCTCCAGCTAAAAAGATACTTTTCCCCCCCAAAGAAAAACTGGTTGAATACGAGATCGGTAATGAAATTAAAATAAAGCCGGTTATTGAAAGCGAAGAAATGATATTATTTGGAGTAAATGCCTGGGATATTAATGGCATTAACTTTTTAGACCAGTTTTTCTCTACAGACTTTGTGGATGAAAATTATTGGGAAAAAAGAGAAAAAATTACAGTAATTGGCCTGGATATTGATCCTATTGAGACGAATTTTGCTTTGAGCATGAATGCAGAATATGCAACTGAAGGTTTTGATCTATACCTAACCGATTTAGGAGACAGGTATTTTACCAGGGTTGCTACTGCCAAAGGTAATCAGCTGTTAAATAGTTACACAGAAGCAAAAGAAGCTACCCAGAAGGACTTTAAAGATTTTGACAGCTATATGGATAACTACAGGTCAAAATTTACCAATAAGGTAGATATAAAAAGTTTTTATGACAACTTTGAACTTATCTATGATAATGAAGAATTTTGGAAAAAAGCAGCCAAGGATTGCTTAAGCTGCGGTTCATGCAACCTGGTATGCCCCACCTGTTTCTGTTTTAATGTGCAAGATGACCTGGAACTTAATTTAAAAAAAGGTGCTAAAACCAGGGAATGGGACTCCTGCATGATTCCGGAATACGGATTAGTTGCCGGCGGGCATAATTTCAGGCCTGACAAAGAAAACAGGCTCAAGCAAAGGTATCGATGTAAGCTTAAGACTTTTTATGATAAGTTCGGTCAGTACTCTTGTGTGGGTTGTGGAAGATGTATAGAAGCATGTTTGGCAAAAATAAATATAGCTGAAGACATTAACTCAGTTAAGAAAGAGGTGAATGTATAA
- a CDS encoding FAD/NAD(P)-binding protein translates to MTTPTREIDKLDHHQKLYEPFVATIRNIKELSPTEKQFDIYIDDPQVRESFNFLPGQFVELTIFGLGEAPFSIPSSPNNKDYFELCVRNTGNVSGALHRMKEGDKVGIRGPFGNGTFPYEDMKGHNVIIIAGGLGMAPVRSLIKYILENRSDYKRLVIVYGSVSPEYLLYRQELEEWKNRDDIELCLTVDNPDQSWAGEVGVCTNLIPGIDCPVDDSYVVVCGPPVMYKFVIKELDIKCFKPENIFLSLERRMECGVGKCNHCHIGDKLACVDGPVFSLWEIRNLKEAI, encoded by the coding sequence ATGACTACTCCAACCAGAGAAATAGATAAACTGGATCATCACCAGAAACTATATGAACCCTTTGTAGCAACAATTAGAAATATAAAAGAACTTTCTCCCACGGAAAAACAGTTTGATATCTATATTGATGACCCCCAGGTAAGAGAATCTTTTAATTTCTTGCCCGGTCAATTTGTAGAATTAACTATATTTGGTTTGGGAGAAGCACCATTTTCTATACCATCTTCTCCTAATAATAAAGACTATTTTGAATTATGTGTCAGGAATACGGGGAACGTATCCGGTGCCCTCCATAGAATGAAAGAAGGCGATAAAGTTGGTATTAGGGGTCCATTCGGGAATGGCACCTTTCCCTATGAAGATATGAAAGGCCATAATGTTATTATAATTGCTGGCGGTTTAGGTATGGCTCCGGTGAGGTCCCTTATTAAATACATTCTGGAAAACAGGTCAGACTATAAGAGGCTGGTAATAGTTTATGGTTCGGTAAGCCCTGAATATTTGCTTTACAGGCAAGAGTTGGAAGAATGGAAAAATAGGGATGATATAGAACTCTGTTTAACTGTTGATAACCCTGATCAATCTTGGGCAGGCGAAGTAGGGGTGTGCACAAACCTTATTCCCGGCATTGACTGCCCGGTAGATGATTCTTATGTAGTGGTATGCGGACCTCCAGTAATGTATAAATTCGTTATCAAAGAATTGGACATTAAATGCTTTAAGCCGGAAAACATTTTCCTGTCACTGGAGAGAAGGATGGAATGCGGGGTAGGTAAATGTAACCACTGCCATATTGGGGATAAACTAGCATGTGTAGATGGTCCCGTTTTTAGTTTATGGGAAATCAGGAATTTAAAGGAGGCTATATAA
- a CDS encoding NADH:ubiquinone oxidoreductase has product MNKPKVGVFGFTGCGGCQLEILNLEDQLLDLVSAVDIVHFREAITEYSDNYDIALVEGSITTKHGVERIEKIGSIAKIIVAVGACACTGGLNCLKNLYGLEKAKDLVYGEKKDWIDSIEVKPIDDYVKVDYMVRGCPPNRFEIVDVIRSLLVGRKPEIPNYPVCVECKRNGNTCLYDLGLTCMGPVTRAGCDARCPGNGSGCDGCRGPIDDPNVNAQKDIMVEYGLTVEDIMEGFNLYNACKKIEQK; this is encoded by the coding sequence ATGAATAAGCCGAAGGTAGGAGTATTTGGATTTACTGGTTGCGGCGGATGCCAGCTGGAAATATTGAATCTGGAAGACCAGCTGCTGGATTTGGTGAGTGCAGTAGACATTGTTCATTTCCGAGAAGCCATAACCGAATACAGCGACAATTATGATATAGCATTAGTAGAAGGTTCTATTACCACCAAGCATGGAGTGGAAAGAATAGAAAAAATTGGCAGCATAGCCAAAATAATAGTAGCTGTAGGGGCTTGCGCCTGCACCGGAGGGCTAAACTGCTTGAAAAACCTTTACGGCCTGGAGAAAGCCAAAGACCTGGTGTATGGTGAAAAAAAAGATTGGATTGATTCTATTGAAGTTAAACCTATTGATGATTATGTCAAAGTAGATTATATGGTGAGGGGATGTCCTCCCAACCGGTTTGAAATAGTGGATGTAATAAGATCCTTACTGGTAGGAAGGAAACCGGAAATACCCAACTATCCAGTTTGTGTAGAGTGCAAGAGGAATGGAAACACCTGTCTTTATGATCTGGGTCTTACTTGTATGGGGCCGGTTACCAGGGCAGGGTGCGATGCCAGGTGTCCCGGCAATGGTTCAGGATGCGATGGTTGCAGAGGCCCCATTGATGATCCTAATGTAAATGCTCAAAAAGACATAATGGTGGAATATGGGTTGACAGTTGAGGATATAATGGAAGGCTTTAATCTATATAATGCATGTAAAAAGATTGAGCAAAAATAA
- a CDS encoding Ni/Fe hydrogenase subunit alpha, whose amino-acid sequence MANTFSIEEENISRVEGHGDLVLNVKDRRIEQLQFRIPESPRFFEAMLVGRKWDEPSHITSRICGICSVAHTYASIKATEAAFGVVPTDKITKLRKLIFHHECVQSNALHVYFLAAPDFFGVGSAISLVDTHPDVVNIALRIKKMANDMVRIIGGRAVHPIRTVVGGFTKLPTEEEMVKMKEMLKSSYADLETTLQLLKTLNLPDFERETEYISISDPLDYALYDGDIKSSDGWVINDQDYLTKINEKVVQHSTGKHCWASRDSYMVGALARFNNNYEQLSDRAKEYAQELGLQAPNYNTFMNNIAQFVEIVHSIDDSIKLIDELMEEGMAQEEAMVDIKPKASRGVGVVEAPRGLLIHDYTYGDDGKVTKANLIIPTNMNYANVEKDMEALVPSIIDKSEDEIKLACEMLIRAYDPCISCSTHFLNVKLVNK is encoded by the coding sequence ATGGCTAATACTTTTAGTATAGAAGAAGAAAACATTTCAAGGGTAGAAGGTCACGGTGATCTTGTGCTTAATGTAAAAGATAGAAGGATAGAGCAGCTGCAATTTAGGATACCTGAGTCACCACGGTTTTTTGAAGCCATGCTGGTAGGAAGAAAATGGGATGAGCCTTCACATATTACTTCAAGAATATGTGGTATTTGTTCTGTTGCTCATACTTATGCTTCCATCAAGGCTACTGAAGCTGCTTTTGGAGTGGTGCCTACCGATAAGATAACCAAGCTGAGAAAACTTATATTCCATCATGAGTGTGTGCAGAGTAATGCATTGCATGTTTATTTTTTAGCAGCTCCCGATTTCTTTGGGGTAGGCAGTGCCATATCTTTGGTAGATACCCATCCAGATGTAGTAAATATTGCTTTAAGGATTAAGAAAATGGCCAATGACATGGTTAGAATCATCGGCGGAAGGGCTGTACACCCTATTAGGACTGTGGTGGGCGGATTTACCAAACTTCCTACAGAGGAAGAAATGGTTAAGATGAAAGAAATGTTAAAATCCAGCTACGCCGACCTAGAGACTACCTTGCAGTTATTAAAAACCTTAAATCTACCTGATTTTGAAAGGGAAACTGAATATATCTCCATTAGCGATCCCTTAGATTATGCTTTATATGATGGTGATATTAAATCCAGTGACGGGTGGGTAATAAATGATCAGGATTACTTGACTAAAATAAATGAAAAGGTAGTTCAGCATTCTACCGGCAAGCATTGTTGGGCTTCCCGTGATTCCTATATGGTAGGGGCTTTGGCCAGGTTTAATAATAACTATGAACAGCTTTCTGACCGTGCCAAAGAATACGCCCAGGAATTAGGCCTTCAGGCTCCAAATTATAATACATTCATGAACAACATAGCACAATTTGTAGAGATAGTTCATAGCATAGATGACAGTATAAAACTTATTGATGAGCTAATGGAGGAAGGTATGGCTCAAGAGGAAGCCATGGTAGATATTAAGCCTAAAGCCAGTAGGGGAGTAGGGGTAGTCGAAGCGCCCAGGGGCCTGTTAATCCATGATTACACCTATGGTGATGATGGTAAAGTAACTAAAGCCAACCTTATAATACCCACCAATATGAATTATGCCAATGTAGAAAAAGATATGGAGGCTTTAGTGCCATCTATAATTGATAAAAGCGAAGATGAAATAAAACTGGCTTGTGAAATGCTGATCAGGGCTTATGATCCCTGTATTTCTTGCTCTACCCATTTTTTGAATGTAAAGCTAGTAAATAAATAA
- a CDS encoding hydrogenase maturation protease, with the protein MNKSNIPKTIIRVIGFGNIFMSDDGVGIKVLETLPSLPGNVEVIDGGTSAADLINYAKQCGKIVIIDAVDAGQEPGEIIRFGLKEIDQFYKNIRSYSLHDFGLGQALELIHRLHLKTEIIIIGIKPLNVSFGQELSERVKSKITEMAEMVLAEINV; encoded by the coding sequence ATGAATAAAAGTAATATTCCCAAAACCATTATCAGAGTTATTGGTTTTGGGAATATTTTTATGTCTGATGATGGTGTAGGAATAAAAGTACTGGAAACTTTACCCTCTTTACCCGGGAATGTAGAAGTTATAGATGGGGGCACTTCAGCAGCTGATTTAATCAATTATGCCAAACAATGTGGAAAAATAGTTATTATAGATGCAGTGGACGCTGGGCAGGAGCCTGGTGAAATTATAAGATTTGGGCTTAAGGAAATAGATCAGTTCTATAAAAATATTAGGAGCTATTCCCTGCATGATTTTGGCTTAGGCCAAGCTTTAGAGCTTATCCACCGGCTGCATTTAAAAACTGAAATAATAATAATAGGAATAAAACCGCTAAATGTAAGTTTTGGCCAGGAGCTTTCAGAAAGAGTAAAATCAAAAATAACTGAAATGGCAGAGATGGTCCTAGCAGAAATAAATGTTTAG
- the hypE gene encoding hydrogenase expression/formation protein HypE: protein MKDQNFKDVNIQLSHGDGGLKSNQLIHNLILEYLGNDLLNRLEDSAVIKAPGSRIAFTTDSFVVNPIFFPGGNIGKLAICGTINDLATSGCVPIGLSFSLILEEGFPVSHLKKILASMRETLLEAKTSIITGDTKVVEKGSADKIFINTSGLGLIKHNSLLSPSEVKTGDKIIINGPIGDHGISILSQRKEFNFQSNIVSDCAPLSSLVSAVMSKTKKIHAFRDATRGGLATVLLEIAQASGHIINIHNQNIPVRDEVRGICDFLGLDPLYIANEGKMVIFVDPMDAQVVLDTIRNHKYGKQAAIIGEVGPSGPGSVILNTEIGTRRMLDMLYGEQLPRIC, encoded by the coding sequence ATTAAAGATCAAAATTTTAAAGATGTAAATATTCAGTTATCTCATGGGGATGGGGGTTTAAAAAGCAATCAGCTGATTCATAACCTCATATTAGAATACTTGGGAAATGATTTGCTTAACCGCTTGGAGGACAGTGCTGTAATTAAGGCGCCTGGATCCCGGATAGCTTTTACTACGGACAGTTTTGTAGTAAATCCAATATTTTTTCCGGGAGGAAATATAGGCAAACTGGCTATATGCGGTACCATAAATGACCTGGCTACTTCAGGGTGTGTTCCTATAGGTTTAAGCTTTTCCCTTATATTGGAAGAAGGCTTTCCTGTAAGCCATTTAAAAAAAATACTAGCTTCTATGAGGGAAACCCTTCTCGAAGCAAAAACCAGTATCATCACCGGTGATACTAAAGTGGTGGAAAAAGGAAGCGCAGATAAAATATTTATAAACACTTCTGGCTTAGGCCTAATCAAACACAATAGCCTGCTGTCACCCTCTGAAGTAAAAACAGGAGATAAAATAATTATTAATGGCCCCATTGGAGATCACGGAATATCTATCCTCAGCCAAAGAAAGGAATTTAACTTCCAATCAAATATTGTAAGTGATTGTGCGCCCTTAAGCTCTTTGGTTTCCGCTGTAATGTCTAAAACAAAAAAAATACATGCTTTCCGTGATGCTACCCGGGGTGGTTTGGCTACAGTATTGCTGGAAATAGCCCAAGCTTCCGGCCATATCATTAATATCCATAATCAAAATATACCGGTCAGGGATGAAGTACGGGGCATCTGTGATTTTTTAGGATTAGATCCGCTATATATAGCCAATGAGGGCAAGATGGTTATATTTGTAGATCCTATGGATGCCCAGGTTGTGCTGGATACGATAAGAAACCACAAATATGGGAAGCAGGCCGCCATTATAGGCGAAGTAGGCCCTTCAGGACCAGGATCTGTAATACTAAATACTGAAATAGGTACCCGCAGAATGCTGGACATGCTGTATGGGGAACAGTTGCCCCGTATTTGCTAG
- the hypD gene encoding hydrogenase formation protein HypD: MSDLFELGKKWLKKYNTGQPLNIMEVCGTHTMAISRYGLRQLLPPNINLISGPGCPVCVTSAYDIDLILEIINNYDLNLFTFGDMIRVPGSSSSLLEQKSRGKKITVCYSPLDALNFAIHNPDQSVLFIAIGFETTTPLSSIVIKRAEENQVRNFFIFSTHKLVPPALELLVKDKQVKIDGFLCPGHVSAIIGSRPYHFIPLEYGIPCVVSGFEPTDILLSIAMILRQIYQGKPSVEIQYKTVVKPEGNRVAIDNIYDVFQPVDCLWRGLGNMPCSGLELKPEYQRFNARLRFPVPEIKPRPHPGCVCGEVLKGLLKPNQCRLFGQPCTPQNPIGPCMVSSEGSCAAYYRYERLNPERI; the protein is encoded by the coding sequence GTGAGTGATCTTTTTGAATTAGGAAAGAAATGGTTAAAAAAATATAATACTGGACAACCATTAAACATAATGGAAGTATGCGGCACCCATACTATGGCTATCTCAAGGTATGGATTAAGGCAGCTTTTGCCCCCAAATATTAATTTGATCAGCGGGCCTGGTTGCCCAGTTTGCGTTACTTCTGCCTATGATATTGATTTAATACTGGAAATTATCAATAATTACGACCTTAACCTGTTTACCTTTGGAGATATGATACGGGTACCAGGCTCCTCCTCCAGCTTGCTTGAACAAAAATCCAGGGGCAAAAAAATTACTGTATGCTACTCACCTCTTGACGCTTTAAACTTTGCTATCCATAATCCAGACCAATCGGTATTGTTTATTGCTATTGGCTTTGAAACCACTACCCCCCTATCCTCTATTGTTATAAAAAGGGCAGAAGAAAACCAGGTCAGAAATTTCTTTATATTCTCAACCCATAAATTGGTCCCGCCTGCATTAGAGCTGCTGGTAAAAGACAAACAGGTAAAGATTGACGGCTTTCTCTGTCCCGGGCACGTATCCGCTATAATTGGGTCCAGACCTTACCATTTTATACCTTTAGAATATGGTATACCCTGTGTAGTTAGCGGTTTTGAACCCACTGACATACTGCTATCCATTGCTATGATATTAAGGCAGATATATCAGGGTAAGCCCAGCGTAGAAATACAATATAAGACAGTTGTGAAACCGGAAGGCAACAGAGTAGCCATCGATAATATATACGATGTATTCCAGCCTGTGGACTGCTTGTGGAGAGGGTTGGGAAATATGCCCTGTAGTGGTCTGGAACTAAAGCCTGAATACCAGAGGTTTAATGCCAGGTTAAGATTTCCGGTACCTGAGATTAAACCCAGGCCTCATCCAGGGTGCGTTTGCGGGGAGGTATTGAAAGGATTATTGAAACCAAACCAGTGCCGCCTTTTCGGCCAGCCATGTACTCCCCAAAACCCTATCGGCCCCTGTATGGTTTCCAGCGAAGGGTCCTGTGCTGCATATTATAGGTACGAAAGACTAAACCCAGAAAGGATATAG
- a CDS encoding HypC/HybG/HupF family hydrogenase formation chaperone, with amino-acid sequence MCLAIPAKVINIDGNSAQIEALGVTKIVDITLVPEAKTGDYVLVHAGFAIQIVEEDDALATQGYWEEFSSE; translated from the coding sequence ATGTGTTTAGCCATTCCTGCAAAAGTTATAAATATAGATGGTAATTCTGCACAAATAGAAGCCTTGGGGGTAACCAAAATTGTTGATATTACCCTGGTTCCTGAAGCAAAGACAGGAGATTATGTATTGGTCCATGCTGGTTTTGCTATTCAAATAGTAGAAGAGGACGATGCCTTGGCTACCCAGGGTTATTGGGAGGAATTCTCTAGTGAGTGA